From Cellulophaga lytica DSM 7489, a single genomic window includes:
- a CDS encoding fasciclin domain-containing protein, protein MKIKIYFSALLLFLFTFTSCNDDDDTPQEKEAQLNIVETASSTDALSSLVAALSKSDESPNSDLISALSGNGPFTVFAPTNDAFTALFASLDGYSSLDDFDTEEEKALLATILKYHVVAGAAVTSSDLTDGQVVTTLSGEGVSISLNNGVFVSDASDVDAQVVTADVDATNGIVHVINKVLLPQSVIDAINLGTLVEVVVASDALTVLEAAVIKAGLVDTLNSDGPFTVFAPTDTAFIALLDMLGDDYTSLDDFDTDEEIQLLKDILLYHVIPAKVLSTDLAAGEVSTALADNTIEVVDNDGTFVIADASDINANISAVDIMASNGVAHVIDKVLLPQAAVDFIADQQPTIVELAIATDDLSLLVGALQQADAGLVDLLGTDGPFTVFAPTNAAFAALLDELGDDYNELSDFDTEDEKAMLATILKYHVVAGTAAFSTDLSNEQMITTAQGEDVTVNLTGGVFIQDATETDATVTTADIEAKNGVIHIVDKVLLPQEIVDALQPNIVELAIATDNLSLLVTALQQADAGLVELLGTEGPFTVFAPTNAAFEALLDDLGPDYTSLADFDTEDEKTLLANILKYHVVSGAAVLSSDLTDGQMVTTALGQDVTVNLTGGVFITDATSSNAEVTTADVEASNGVVHIINKVLMPDTH, encoded by the coding sequence ATGAAAATTAAAATTTATTTTTCGGCATTACTTCTATTCTTATTTACGTTTACATCTTGTAATGATGATGATGACACACCCCAAGAAAAAGAAGCACAATTAAACATTGTAGAGACGGCATCTAGCACAGATGCGCTTAGCTCTTTGGTTGCTGCATTATCAAAATCAGACGAGAGTCCTAACTCAGATCTTATTTCTGCATTAAGTGGTAACGGACCATTTACAGTATTTGCCCCTACAAATGATGCATTTACTGCTTTATTTGCTAGTCTAGACGGTTATTCTTCTTTAGATGATTTTGATACGGAAGAAGAAAAAGCTTTACTTGCTACTATTTTAAAATACCACGTTGTTGCTGGTGCCGCTGTTACGTCTAGCGACTTAACAGACGGACAAGTAGTAACTACACTGTCTGGAGAAGGTGTATCTATATCTTTAAATAATGGTGTTTTTGTAAGTGATGCATCAGACGTAGATGCACAAGTGGTTACAGCAGATGTAGATGCTACAAACGGTATTGTACACGTAATAAATAAAGTATTATTACCACAATCTGTAATAGATGCTATTAATTTAGGAACACTGGTAGAAGTTGTTGTTGCTAGTGATGCATTAACTGTTTTAGAAGCTGCAGTTATAAAGGCTGGTTTAGTAGACACATTAAATTCTGATGGTCCATTTACTGTTTTTGCTCCAACTGATACTGCTTTTATTGCTCTTTTAGATATGTTAGGAGATGATTATACTTCTTTAGATGATTTTGATACTGATGAAGAAATACAATTATTAAAAGACATTTTACTATACCACGTTATACCTGCAAAAGTTTTATCTACAGATTTAGCTGCTGGTGAAGTAAGTACTGCCTTAGCAGACAATACAATAGAAGTAGTTGATAATGATGGTACTTTTGTTATTGCTGATGCATCAGACATTAATGCAAACATTTCTGCTGTAGATATTATGGCATCTAATGGTGTTGCTCATGTTATAGACAAGGTATTGTTGCCACAAGCTGCAGTAGATTTTATTGCAGATCAACAACCTACTATTGTAGAATTAGCAATAGCTACAGATGATTTATCATTATTGGTTGGTGCTTTACAACAAGCAGATGCTGGTTTGGTAGATTTATTAGGTACAGATGGTCCTTTTACTGTATTTGCACCAACTAATGCTGCTTTTGCTGCATTATTAGATGAGTTAGGAGATGATTATAACGAGTTATCAGATTTTGATACCGAAGATGAAAAAGCAATGCTAGCTACAATATTAAAATATCATGTTGTTGCTGGTACAGCTGCTTTTTCTACAGATTTAAGTAATGAGCAAATGATTACTACTGCACAAGGTGAAGACGTAACAGTTAACCTAACAGGAGGCGTATTTATACAAGATGCGACTGAAACTGATGCGACTGTTACTACTGCAGATATTGAAGCTAAAAACGGTGTAATTCATATAGTAGACAAAGTATTGTTACCACAAGAAATTGTAGATGCATTACAACCTAATATAGTAGAACTTGCAATTGCTACAGACAACTTATCATTATTGGTTACTGCATTGCAACAAGCAGATGCAGGGTTGGTAGAGTTATTAGGTACTGAAGGTCCTTTTACTGTATTTGCACCAACCAATGCAGCATTTGAAGCTTTGTTAGATGATTTAGGCCCGGACTATACAAGTTTAGCAGATTTTGACACAGAAGATGAAAAAACGCTTTTAGCTAACATACTTAAATACCATGTTGTTTCTGGTGCTGCTGTATTATCATCAGACCTAACAGACGGACAAATGGTAACTACTGCACTAGGCCAAGATGTTACAGTTAACCTAACTGGCGGTGTATTTATTACAGATGCAACCAGTAGCAATGCAGAGGTAACTACTGCAGATGTAGAAGCTAGCAATGGTGTTGTACACATCATAAACAAAGTGTTAATGCCAGACACTCATTAA
- a CDS encoding Gfo/Idh/MocA family protein, whose amino-acid sequence MKDSGNIKKTKINTKVSRRGFITKTALATGAITILPRHIFGRGFVAPSDRVNIGFIGLGKQSRGLANNFVGATNSQIIAACDVWSTKNEWFKGAVNKIYADKRNQNSYNGVTTYTNYKELLDRNDIDAVVIATPDHWHAIQAIDAMKAGKDVYCEKPLTHNINEGIDLVKTAKKTSKILQTGSMQRSNKNFRRACELVRNGYLGDIKQVLVNVGDPAVPYNLKAETLPSEVNWNNWCGPAPLLEYNHRLAPSRNDVDFWPDWRLYEEVGGGILCDWGAHMFDIVQWALGMDRSGPVKYVPPTDKTAVRGLKMYYDNGVEMIHQDFGRGWGVRFIGSKGTMDISRSYFETTPKNLVNAELTTSDTKLYDTKGNHYQDWITSIKNRTQPICDVETGHRSATVCNIANIAYNLGRDLDWDPVKEKFLKDKEANKMRGRKERKF is encoded by the coding sequence ATGAAAGACTCAGGCAACATTAAAAAAACAAAAATAAACACCAAAGTATCCAGAAGAGGCTTTATTACAAAAACAGCTTTAGCAACCGGAGCCATTACTATATTACCAAGGCATATTTTTGGTAGAGGATTTGTTGCTCCAAGTGACAGAGTTAATATAGGTTTTATAGGATTAGGAAAACAAAGTAGAGGTTTAGCAAATAATTTTGTGGGTGCTACAAATTCCCAAATTATAGCAGCCTGTGATGTATGGTCTACAAAAAACGAATGGTTTAAAGGTGCTGTAAATAAAATTTATGCAGACAAAAGAAACCAAAATAGTTACAACGGAGTAACTACATACACAAATTACAAGGAGTTGTTAGACCGTAATGATATAGATGCCGTAGTTATTGCAACACCAGATCATTGGCATGCAATACAAGCTATAGATGCTATGAAAGCGGGTAAAGATGTTTATTGTGAAAAACCTTTAACTCATAATATTAATGAGGGTATAGATCTAGTTAAAACAGCAAAAAAAACAAGTAAAATATTGCAAACTGGTAGTATGCAACGTTCTAACAAAAATTTTAGAAGAGCCTGTGAACTTGTTAGAAATGGTTACCTGGGAGATATAAAACAAGTATTGGTAAATGTAGGAGACCCAGCAGTACCATACAATTTAAAAGCAGAAACACTACCAAGTGAGGTAAATTGGAACAATTGGTGCGGACCTGCCCCATTATTAGAATATAACCACAGATTAGCACCATCTCGTAACGATGTTGATTTTTGGCCAGACTGGAGACTTTATGAAGAAGTAGGTGGTGGTATACTTTGTGATTGGGGTGCACATATGTTTGATATTGTACAATGGGCATTAGGTATGGATAGGTCTGGACCTGTAAAGTATGTTCCGCCAACAGATAAAACAGCTGTTAGAGGTTTAAAAATGTATTATGATAATGGAGTAGAAATGATACACCAAGACTTTGGTAGAGGTTGGGGTGTACGTTTTATAGGGTCTAAAGGCACTATGGATATTAGCCGTAGCTATTTTGAAACTACGCCTAAAAATTTAGTAAATGCAGAGTTAACAACATCAGATACTAAGTTGTATGACACAAAAGGGAATCACTACCAAGATTGGATTACTTCTATAAAAAATAGAACTCAACCTATTTGTGATGTAGAAACAGGTCACCGTTCTGCAACAGTATGTAATATTGCTAATATTGCGTATAATTTAGGCAGAGATTTAGATTGGGATCCAGTAAAAGAAAAGTTTTTAAAAGACAAAGAAGCTAATAAAATGCGTGGTAGAAAAGAACGTAAGTTTTAA
- a CDS encoding AraC family transcriptional regulator, translating to MIEILQSLRLTLLNTGYAKLGTSWNFDNVISPFTRMYYITKGTAKVYHNDGVYILKPGYIYLIPSYTYARYICEDYHEQYYISFLEEINNGLSIYNFKNFEYEVKADEKSLYYFKRLVDLNANREIKNSDPKTYDNRPTLLDFIKQNENLTTKEFIETQGILNILISKFITNNKLPKEINLTNSNLNQILNYINKNLHLPITIDELANKCHYSTDYFSKLFLQTYGIRPNKYIQTKRIERAQLLLLTTNDSLEEVAQKVGFENVSYFSRSFKKHTEKTPASFRKEQVNI from the coding sequence ATGATAGAAATTCTACAATCTTTAAGGTTAACTTTACTTAACACTGGCTATGCTAAATTAGGTACATCATGGAATTTTGACAATGTTATTAGTCCGTTTACCAGAATGTATTACATTACAAAAGGCACTGCTAAAGTGTACCATAATGATGGAGTTTACATTTTAAAGCCTGGCTACATATACTTAATTCCTAGCTATACTTATGCTAGGTATATTTGTGAGGATTATCATGAGCAATATTACATTAGTTTTTTAGAGGAAATTAATAATGGCTTGTCTATATACAATTTTAAAAATTTTGAATACGAAGTAAAAGCAGATGAAAAAAGCTTGTATTATTTTAAAAGATTGGTTGACTTAAATGCCAATAGGGAAATTAAAAATAGTGATCCTAAAACGTATGATAATAGACCTACACTATTAGACTTTATTAAACAAAATGAAAATTTAACCACAAAAGAGTTTATAGAAACCCAAGGAATATTAAATATATTAATATCAAAATTTATAACAAATAATAAACTCCCTAAAGAAATAAACCTAACCAACTCTAATTTAAACCAAATACTAAACTACATTAATAAAAATCTTCATTTACCAATTACTATAGATGAGCTTGCTAATAAGTGCCATTACAGTACAGATTATTTTTCTAAGTTATTTTTACAAACCTATGGTATTAGACCTAATAAATACATACAAACCAAAAGAATAGAGCGTGCACAACTACTGCTATTAACCACAAACGACTCTTTAGAAGAGGTGGCACAAAAGGTTGGTTTTGAAAACGTATCATACTTTTCTAGATCTTTTAAAAAGCATACAGAAAAAACACCTGCTTCTTTTAGAAAGGAACAGGTGAATATATAA
- a CDS encoding MerR family transcriptional regulator — MGSYSMSQVATLTGINAHTLRKWESRYTFVQPKRTDTNIRYYTDELLRKLLNVSILHRNGFKISKIDKMSNDELHANVTEVLLKPIDGDVLTALMLCLLEMNEREFVKILDAHILNKGLLQTVSDLIYPFLNQIGVLWGIDKVMPAQEHFVSNLIRQKVVSAIDNLSLPEESASKIVLFLPENEHHEIGLLLAQYIAKDLGWNVYYLGQHVPLENLKSVQEIVQPKLMLTMFITTIPDKVKDKIEEILSNTSAHLLVAGNPINLKEKYFEERTTYVSSPLELITILQEKK, encoded by the coding sequence ATGGGTAGTTATTCAATGTCTCAGGTTGCCACACTAACTGGTATCAATGCACACACTTTACGAAAGTGGGAGAGCAGATACACCTTTGTACAGCCTAAACGTACCGATACTAATATTAGATATTATACAGATGAGTTATTACGTAAACTGCTTAATGTAAGTATTTTACATAGAAATGGTTTTAAAATTTCTAAGATAGACAAGATGTCTAATGATGAGTTGCATGCCAATGTAACTGAAGTTTTATTAAAGCCTATAGATGGTGATGTGCTTACGGCGCTAATGTTATGTTTGTTAGAAATGAATGAGCGAGAATTTGTGAAAATTTTAGATGCTCATATCCTAAATAAAGGGCTTTTACAAACAGTTTCAGACCTAATTTACCCCTTTTTAAATCAAATAGGTGTGCTTTGGGGTATAGATAAAGTAATGCCTGCTCAAGAACATTTTGTGTCTAACTTAATAAGACAAAAAGTAGTATCGGCTATTGATAATTTATCATTGCCAGAAGAAAGTGCATCTAAAATAGTATTGTTTTTACCTGAAAATGAACATCATGAAATAGGTTTGTTACTGGCACAGTACATAGCAAAAGATTTGGGGTGGAATGTTTATTACTTAGGGCAACACGTGCCGCTTGAAAATTTAAAGTCTGTACAAGAAATAGTACAGCCTAAATTAATGCTAACAATGTTTATTACAACAATACCAGACAAGGTAAAAGACAAAATAGAAGAAATATTAAGTAATACAAGTGCACATTTATTGGTAGCTGGTAATCCTATAAATTTAAAAGAAAAATATTTTGAAGAAAGAACAACTTATGTATCTAGCCCTTTAGAATTAATAACAATACTTCAGGAAAAAAAATAG
- a CDS encoding DUF1553 domain-containing protein, whose product MLKNKILLIIGGVFLLLCSCGGPDLPELVAVEYNNLPEKVDFNQHVKPILSDKCYLCHGPDKGNIKGGLQLHEASFAYAELTETPGKFAITPGNLNKSEFFHRIMTDDPKLIMPEPSSHLTLTDYEKAVLIKWIEDGAEYKDHWAFIKPEKPVVPKIKEPNLAANAIDNFVLAKLEEVNLLPSKKANKHMLLRRASLDLTGLPPTQQEIQNFINDTSTNAFEKQIDRLLASPHFGEQMTLDWMDVSRYADTHGYSNDRYRDTSPWRDWVIKSFNENMPYNEFLTWQLAGDLFDDPTTEQKIATAFNRLHPQNLEGGIIDEEFRSEYVADRTATVTQGMLGLSYACAKCHDHKYDPISQKNYYEMYSFFNNIDETGLIPWDLATPVPAMMLPTKEQEGVIAYLEKIVNTTENKVAQTAQNETTKANKWLANNSHQKIPLQPAPTGLVASFNFNTPKITNAIGGNGQNNIRMRQQFVDNEKPIYKKGASGNGLFMNGDTWLDLDKIGIYQRNQPFSIGIKVFIPKDLEEGVIFHKMNSPELHSFRGYHLKIKNNKLEALLAHVYPDNAIVIESLNNVPKEKWIQLTMTYDGSSKADGVAIYVDGEKQKTKTVYDNLYKDIVFHEIRLYGPESEKLEPGLRIGAVWRGKGIGGATVDDLLVYNKELSEIEVLQIADTEKLKTLKNKTFANLSKAEKDKLLKYYLHTNSESYTAMLKKLEKDRLVLVDSIDPVKQIMVMKERKTPRQTYILDRGNYDSPTDSVFPNVPKDILQWDDSWPKNRLGLAKWITDKNNPLTARVTVNRYWQNLFGRGLVLSSEDFGNQGNLPTHPKLLDWLAVSFVESGWDVKKLLKTIMLTNTYQQSSVISEELLAVDVENKWLSRGPSSRLSGEMLRDNALLASGLLNKKIGGESVKPYQPKGLWKVNSDEYVQDGEEGLYRRSMYTIWKRSVPNPTIATFDAPTRDLCSSRRQKTNTPLQALVVLNDPTYIEASRVLGKKMSEIKDEKEAVNLAFLRLTGRNANQNELKLLINLQKSEYEKFSANLDKAKGWLQTGAFKLSDTDNKALVAANAVVASTIMNADATITKR is encoded by the coding sequence ATGTTAAAAAATAAGATACTGTTAATTATAGGTGGTGTTTTTTTGTTATTGTGTTCTTGTGGAGGCCCAGACTTACCAGAGTTGGTTGCTGTAGAATATAACAACTTACCAGAAAAAGTAGATTTTAATCAGCATGTAAAACCAATTTTGTCTGATAAATGCTATTTGTGCCATGGTCCAGATAAAGGAAATATAAAAGGTGGCTTACAATTACATGAGGCTAGTTTTGCTTATGCAGAATTAACAGAGACTCCAGGAAAATTTGCAATTACTCCAGGTAATTTAAACAAAAGCGAGTTTTTTCATAGAATAATGACAGATGATCCTAAGTTAATAATGCCAGAACCTAGTTCTCATTTAACCTTAACAGATTATGAAAAAGCTGTTTTAATTAAGTGGATTGAAGACGGAGCTGAGTATAAAGATCATTGGGCATTTATTAAACCAGAAAAGCCAGTTGTACCAAAAATTAAAGAGCCTAATTTAGCGGCAAATGCTATAGATAATTTTGTTCTTGCAAAATTAGAAGAAGTAAACCTTTTACCTTCTAAAAAAGCAAATAAGCATATGTTACTCCGTAGGGCTTCTTTAGACCTAACAGGTTTACCGCCAACACAGCAAGAAATACAAAATTTTATAAATGATACTTCTACTAATGCTTTTGAAAAACAAATAGATAGGTTATTAGCATCTCCTCATTTTGGAGAGCAAATGACATTAGATTGGATGGATGTTTCTAGATATGCAGATACTCACGGTTATAGTAATGATAGGTATAGAGATACTTCTCCGTGGAGAGATTGGGTAATAAAATCTTTTAATGAAAATATGCCATATAATGAGTTTTTAACTTGGCAATTGGCAGGAGATTTATTTGATGACCCAACAACAGAACAAAAAATAGCAACAGCTTTTAACAGACTGCATCCGCAAAATTTAGAAGGTGGTATTATAGATGAAGAATTTAGATCTGAGTATGTTGCAGATAGGACCGCTACAGTAACACAAGGTATGTTAGGCTTGTCTTACGCTTGCGCAAAATGCCATGACCATAAGTATGACCCTATTTCACAAAAAAACTATTATGAAATGTATAGTTTTTTTAACAATATAGATGAAACCGGCTTAATTCCTTGGGATTTAGCTACACCAGTTCCTGCAATGATGTTGCCAACTAAAGAGCAAGAAGGGGTAATTGCTTATCTAGAAAAAATTGTAAATACTACAGAAAATAAAGTAGCGCAAACTGCACAAAATGAAACCACAAAAGCAAACAAATGGTTAGCCAATAATAGTCATCAAAAAATACCATTGCAGCCTGCACCAACTGGTTTGGTGGCCTCTTTTAATTTTAATACTCCAAAAATAACAAATGCTATAGGTGGTAACGGACAAAATAATATAAGAATGCGCCAGCAATTTGTAGATAATGAAAAACCTATTTACAAAAAAGGAGCTAGTGGTAATGGTTTGTTTATGAATGGAGATACTTGGTTAGATTTAGATAAAATTGGTATTTACCAAAGAAATCAGCCATTTAGTATAGGTATAAAAGTATTTATACCAAAAGATTTAGAAGAGGGAGTTATTTTTCATAAAATGAATAGCCCAGAGTTACACAGTTTTAGAGGGTATCATTTAAAAATAAAAAACAATAAACTAGAGGCTTTACTAGCCCATGTATATCCAGATAATGCCATAGTAATAGAGTCATTAAATAATGTGCCAAAGGAAAAATGGATACAACTTACTATGACCTATGATGGCTCTAGCAAAGCAGACGGGGTAGCTATTTATGTAGATGGAGAAAAACAAAAAACAAAAACTGTTTATGATAATTTATATAAAGATATTGTATTTCATGAGATAAGATTATACGGGCCAGAGAGTGAAAAACTAGAACCAGGTTTGCGTATAGGAGCAGTATGGAGAGGTAAAGGTATTGGCGGAGCCACTGTAGATGATTTACTGGTTTATAATAAAGAATTAAGTGAAATTGAAGTGTTGCAAATTGCAGATACAGAAAAACTAAAAACACTTAAAAATAAAACCTTTGCTAATTTATCTAAAGCAGAAAAAGATAAACTATTAAAATATTACCTACATACCAACTCTGAGTCTTACACTGCTATGCTAAAAAAATTAGAAAAAGACAGACTTGTTCTAGTAGATAGTATAGACCCTGTTAAGCAGATTATGGTAATGAAAGAGCGTAAAACGCCAAGACAAACCTATATTTTAGATCGTGGTAATTATGATTCTCCTACAGATTCTGTTTTTCCTAATGTGCCAAAAGATATATTGCAATGGGATGATAGCTGGCCTAAAAATAGGTTAGGTTTAGCCAAGTGGATTACAGATAAAAACAACCCTTTAACTGCCAGAGTAACGGTAAATAGGTATTGGCAAAATTTATTTGGAAGAGGTCTTGTGTTAAGTTCAGAAGACTTTGGTAACCAAGGAAACCTGCCTACGCACCCTAAATTGTTAGATTGGTTAGCGGTTAGTTTTGTAGAGTCTGGTTGGGATGTAAAAAAACTACTTAAAACTATAATGCTAACAAACACATACCAGCAGAGCTCTGTAATATCTGAAGAGTTATTAGCTGTAGATGTAGAAAATAAATGGTTGTCTCGCGGTCCGTCTTCAAGGTTATCTGGAGAAATGTTAAGAGATAATGCCTTGTTAGCATCTGGTTTGCTAAACAAAAAAATTGGAGGAGAAAGCGTAAAACCTTATCAGCCTAAAGGATTATGGAAAGTAAATAGTGATGAGTATGTGCAAGACGGGGAAGAAGGCTTGTACAGAAGAAGTATGTATACCATTTGGAAACGCTCTGTGCCAAACCCAACTATTGCAACTTTTGATGCTCCTACTAGAGATTTATGCTCTTCTCGTAGACAAAAAACAAATACACCATTACAAGCTCTTGTTGTTCTTAATGATCCTACATACATAGAAGCATCTAGGGTGTTAGGTAAAAAAATGTCTGAAATAAAAGATGAAAAAGAGGCAGTTAACTTAGCCTTTTTAAGGCTTACAGGAAGAAATGCCAATCAAAATGAACTAAAACTACTAATTAATTTGCAAAAATCTGAATACGAGAAATTTAGTGCCAATTTAGATAAAGCAAAAGGTTGGTTACAAACAGGGGCTTTTAAATTGTCTGACACAGATAACAAAGCTCTGGTAGCAGCAAATGCCGTTGTAGCTAGTACAATAATGAATGCAGATGCAACAATTACTAAAAGATAA
- a CDS encoding twin-arginine translocation signal domain-containing protein, producing MSSRRNFIKNTALASAAVTATPSIGFSILKKSKPNQTILGHGDYTYKVNNDWAQISAVHTPLLNCHEMEMDSKGRLIMIGDHTKNNIIIFDKSGKVLDVWGTAYPGGHGLKISNEGGEDFLFLADSGWYLNKTGKWVKHNGRITKTTTDGKVIFDIGHPQTIGVYEPGENFCPTEIAIGPNGDIYVADGYGQDYILQYNYKGEFIRRWGGHNNTNKNYNLQNAHGVAIDYRDKNNPMVVCTSRNEQCFKWFTLDGTYVKTLKLPNMQVCRPVFDDTNLYAGVCWSQPKVGKTNWKDHTGFVTILDGDKVVSNPGGTAPEYKNGALQKSYQLKNKPILHGHDVCVDEDKNLYICQWNANKTAPIKLERV from the coding sequence ATGTCTTCTAGAAGAAATTTTATAAAAAATACAGCTCTAGCTAGTGCAGCTGTTACAGCTACTCCATCTATCGGTTTTTCAATTCTTAAAAAAAGCAAGCCCAACCAAACTATTTTAGGCCACGGAGATTATACGTATAAAGTAAATAATGATTGGGCACAAATAAGTGCAGTGCATACTCCTTTGTTAAATTGCCATGAAATGGAAATGGACAGTAAAGGAAGGTTAATAATGATAGGTGATCATACCAAAAATAATATTATAATTTTTGATAAATCTGGTAAGGTTTTAGATGTTTGGGGAACAGCTTACCCTGGTGGTCACGGACTTAAAATATCTAATGAGGGTGGTGAGGATTTTTTGTTTTTAGCAGATTCTGGTTGGTATTTAAATAAAACAGGAAAATGGGTTAAGCATAATGGAAGAATAACAAAAACAACCACAGATGGTAAAGTTATTTTTGATATTGGTCATCCGCAAACAATAGGAGTTTATGAGCCTGGAGAAAATTTTTGTCCAACCGAAATAGCCATAGGTCCTAACGGAGATATTTATGTGGCAGATGGTTACGGACAAGATTATATTTTGCAATACAATTATAAAGGAGAATTTATTAGGCGTTGGGGAGGACATAACAACACCAATAAAAATTACAATTTGCAAAACGCACATGGTGTTGCTATAGATTACAGAGATAAAAACAACCCTATGGTTGTGTGTACCTCAAGAAATGAGCAGTGTTTTAAATGGTTTACCTTAGATGGCACGTACGTTAAAACATTAAAATTACCCAATATGCAAGTATGCAGACCAGTTTTTGATGATACTAACTTGTATGCAGGTGTGTGCTGGTCTCAGCCCAAAGTTGGAAAAACAAACTGGAAAGACCACACTGGTTTTGTAACTATTTTAGATGGTGATAAAGTGGTTTCTAATCCGGGAGGCACTGCTCCAGAGTACAAAAACGGAGCTCTTCAAAAATCATATCAACTAAAAAACAAACCCATTTTACACGGTCATGATGTATGTGTAGATGAAGATAAAAATTTGTATATCTGCCAATGGAATGCTAATAAAACGGCTCCAATAAAATTAGAGCGCGTTTAA
- a CDS encoding DUF1501 domain-containing protein, with product MCNNHHQKIKSVNKDLQELEKQVDRRDFLKKTSLGIGALALGTLLGADKMFASINKNSSAEDILNTYNKNRLGLPHHLPKAKRIIYLFQSGGPSQMDLFDYKPKLTDMFGKELPESIIGGQRLTGMSGNQSTLPIAPSSFTFKQYGESRAWVSNAMPYLSEVVDDLCFIKGMQTDQINHTPAVTFMQTGNQLPGRPSIGSWLSYGLGSDNENLPTFITLVSKNGKGQPLKAALWGNGFLPTEHQGVQFRSGKDPVLYLSDPENYDGNDRRHMLNYLKDLNSLQTDAYGDPEIQARMSQYEMAFKMQTSVPEVTDLSDEPDKIFEMYGKDSRDPGTYAANCLMARKLLEKGVKFVQLYHQGWDQHSYCPGGVKSQSKKTDQPTAALIKDLKQRGMLDDTLVVWGGEFGRTVYSQGQLTKENYGRDHHPKAFTMWMAGAGVKPGFTYGETDDFSYNVVKDPVHVHDFHATLLHLFGIDHERLTFKHQGRRYRLTDVHGNVVKDLLT from the coding sequence ATGTGTAATAATCATCACCAAAAAATAAAATCTGTTAATAAAGATTTACAAGAACTAGAGAAACAAGTAGACCGAAGAGATTTTTTAAAAAAGACATCTTTAGGTATAGGTGCTTTAGCTTTAGGAACATTGTTAGGAGCAGATAAAATGTTTGCGTCTATAAATAAGAATAGTTCTGCAGAAGATATATTAAATACGTATAACAAAAACAGGCTTGGTTTACCTCACCATTTACCAAAAGCAAAAAGAATTATTTACTTGTTTCAGAGTGGAGGTCCATCACAAATGGATTTGTTTGACTATAAGCCTAAACTAACAGATATGTTTGGTAAAGAGTTACCAGAGTCTATTATAGGCGGACAAAGGTTAACTGGGATGAGTGGCAACCAAAGTACGTTACCTATAGCGCCATCTTCGTTTACGTTTAAGCAATACGGAGAGTCTAGAGCTTGGGTTAGTAATGCAATGCCTTATTTGTCTGAGGTTGTAGATGATTTATGCTTTATAAAAGGAATGCAAACAGACCAAATAAACCATACACCAGCAGTTACTTTTATGCAAACAGGTAACCAGTTGCCAGGTAGGCCATCTATTGGATCCTGGCTTAGCTATGGTTTAGGATCAGACAATGAAAATTTGCCAACGTTTATAACTTTAGTTTCTAAAAATGGTAAAGGCCAACCTTTAAAAGCGGCTTTGTGGGGTAATGGTTTTTTACCAACAGAACACCAAGGGGTACAGTTTAGATCTGGTAAAGATCCCGTATTGTACTTAAGTGATCCAGAAAATTATGATGGTAATGACCGTAGACATATGCTAAATTATTTAAAAGATTTAAATAGTTTACAAACTGATGCTTACGGAGACCCAGAAATACAAGCAAGAATGTCTCAGTATGAAATGGCATTTAAAATGCAAACTTCTGTGCCAGAGGTAACAGACTTGTCTGATGAGCCAGATAAAATTTTTGAAATGTATGGTAAAGACAGTAGAGATCCTGGTACTTATGCAGCAAATTGCCTAATGGCCAGAAAACTGTTAGAAAAAGGCGTAAAGTTTGTACAACTATACCATCAGGGTTGGGATCAACATAGTTACTGTCCAGGAGGTGTAAAAAGTCAATCTAAAAAAACAGACCAGCCAACTGCAGCATTAATAAAAGATCTAAAGCAACGAGGTATGTTAGATGATACCTTGGTTGTTTGGGGAGGAGAGTTTGGCCGTACAGTATACTCACAAGGTCAATTAACCAAAGAAAATTATGGTAGAGATCACCATCCAAAGGCATTTACAATGTGGATGGCAGGAGCCGGTGTTAAACCAGGCTTTACTTATGGAGAAACAGATGATTTTAGTTACAACGTTGTAAAAGATCCTGTACATGTACATGACTTTCATGCAACACTTTTACATTTGTTTGGTATAGACCATGAACGCTTAACATTTAAGCACCAAGGCAGACGATACCGTTTAACAGATGTACATGGTAATGTTGTAAAAGATTTATTAACCTAA